One part of the Pecten maximus chromosome 1, xPecMax1.1, whole genome shotgun sequence genome encodes these proteins:
- the LOC117327261 gene encoding cytochrome P450 2B4-like yields MEFLPGIPSDVLTVSLATGVVCLAIYYCLRDRVDIPGPYALPFVGNIFQIVIKHQRNTLYTLHKVYGNIFRLYFGRRLVVTLCGKELISDAFIRQADSFSDRPNGMTVNKNDTENGLIWSNGHTWKVLRRFTLQSLRDFGLGKQCLEDRILEECNVVLGEMARTQSKPFSIKNLYRDAVANVTHTIIFGKRCEYDDPAYREVIDNISLLFNMSLGGLSPTTIWPFLKLFLKNDSVTRMECLQNISSYIEAQVENHKLSFDDANIRDFIDIYLQAKKNGKDTDIITSGQLFRVILNLFNAGTDTTAASLNWSALYMISFPEVQERCQRDIDEVVGQGRQVRMSDKSQLPYVEATLLEIQRLSNVAIASLPHTATRDAFVGGYRIPKGAIVIAHLQVTHEDYSYWDDPLAFKPGRFLDSDGKVRKYDGFMPFSVGPRACPGDSLAKKVMFLMFCNTLQRFNFLKKEGDDVLSFEGEIGLTRVPKPYELKLVPRK; encoded by the coding sequence ATGGAATTTCTACCTGGAATACCGTCTGACGTTCTAACAGTAAGTTTGGCTACTGGAGTCGTCTGTTTAGCGATTTACTACTGCTTGCGCGACAGAGTTGATATCCCCGGTCCGTATGCGTTACCATTTGTTGGAAATATCTTCCAAATAGTTATCAAACATCAACGTAACACTCTCTATACACTTCATAAAGTTTACGGTAACATTTTTAGATTGTACTTCGGGCGACGTCTGGTCGTGACTCTCTGTGGTAAAGAACTTATCAGTGACGCGTTCATCAGACAAGCCGATTCATTCAGTGATCGTCCAAACGGTATGACAGTAAACAAGAATGATACGGAAAACGGATTGATCTGGTCGAATGGACATACGTGGAAAGTACTCCGAAGATTCACTCTACAGTCCTTGCGTGATTTTGGACTTGGAAAACAATGTTTGGAAGATAGAATTTTAGAAGAATGTAATGTTGTATTGGGAGAAATGGCACGAACACAATCAAAGCCATTTAGTATTAAGAACCTATACAGAGATGCTGTAGCCAATGTCACACACACCATCATATTTGGGAAAAGATGTGAATATGATGATCCAGCTTATCGAGAGGTTATCGACAACATTAGTTTGCTTTTCAATATGTCCCTTGGAGGTCTTTCTCCAACAACTATTTGGCCATTTCTAAAACTGTTCCTGAAGAACGATTCAGTGACGCGAATGGAGTGCCTACAAAATATATCTAGTTATATAGAAGCGCAGGTAGAAAACCACAAGTTATCGTTTGATGATGCAAATATTCGTGATTTTATCGACATCTATCTTCAGGCTAAGAAGAATGGAAAGGATACAGATATCATCACATCAGGACAACTGTTCAGAGTGATTTTGAATTTGTTCAATGCAGGAACAGATACAACAGCCGCTTCTCTGAACTGGTCAGCCTTGTACATGATCAGCTTTCCCGAGGTACAAGAAAGATGTCAACGAGATATTGATGAAGTTGTTGGTCAGGGGCGTCAAGTACGAATGTCCGACAAATCCCAGCTGCCATACGTAGAGGCGACATTACTAGAAATACAGCGCTTATCAAACGTGGCCATCGCAAGCCTTCCTCATACAGCAACACGCGACGCTTTTGTCGGAGGTTATCGTATCCCTAAGGGAGCGATTGTTATTGCACATCTTCAAGTTACACACGAAGATTATAGTTATTGGGATGATCCCCTTGCATTTAAACCTGGCCGTTTTTTAGATTCGGACGGCAAGGTAAGGAAGTACGACGGATTCATGCCGTTTTCTGTGGGCCCACGTGCCTGTCCCGGAGATTCCCTCGCTAAGAAAGTTATGTTTTTGATGTTCTGCAATACACTTCAGAGGTTTAACTTCTTAAAGAAGGAAGGAGATGATGTTCTGTCGTTCGAAGGAGAAATCGGGTTAACTAGGGTACCAAAGCCTTATGAATTAAAACTCGTTCCCCGGAAGTAA
- the LOC117332983 gene encoding cytochrome P450 2U1-like translates to MYGNIYRLYYGQMLVVVLCGKENVHEAFVKQADVFSDRPAVTHLKRNELGIIESNGKTWKMLRRFALRSLRDLGVGKRTIEEKILLESYDLVNEICKRNEQPFSVRDMYNHALTNILHTILFGSRPDYTDPELNNIMRCIREITDKPLALFAPTTIWPFLKLFRKNKIANELATEIKAYGMLSRYIENQLEEHRSTFDNSNIRDFIDIFLGTEKNGSDSDITTKQMVQVIIDLFNAGTDTTSNTLEWAALYMISFPDVQGKCQQEIDEVVGQGRQVRLSDRQRMPYVEATLLEIQRIVNVASSSLPHIASRDAVVAGHRIPKGAVIFGNLQVTHMDSSYWDDPLAFKPGRFLDPDYKVKKYNGFMPFSVGPRACPGESLAKAAMFLIFSNTLQKLDLRKTEEDTVLSFEGEYGITVSPKPFELRAFERV, encoded by the coding sequence ATGTatggtaacatatacagatTATATTATGGACAGATGCTAGTTGTAGTATTGTGTGGGAAGGAAAACGTTCACGAAGCGTTCGTTAAGCAAGCCGACGTTTTCAGTGACAGACCGGCTGTAACACATCTGAAACGGAACGAATTGGGCATTATTGAATCTAATGGGAAAACATGGAAAATGCTACGGAGGTTCGCGTTGAGATCACTGAGAGATTTAGGAGTCGGGAAAAGAACTATAGAAGAAAAAATTCTGCTTGAAAGCTACGATCTCGTGAATGAAATCTGTAAACGAAACGAACAACCCTTTAGTGTCCGGGACATGTACAATCACGCACTCACCAATATACTACATACCATTCTGTTTGGGAGCCGTCCAGACTACACTGATCCGGAATTGAATAATATTATGAGATGTATTCGTGAAATTACTGACAAGCCATTAGCTTTGTTTGCTCCAACAACCATTTGGCCATTCTTGAAACTATTTAGGAAGAACAAGATAGCGAATGAATTAGCTACCGAAATCAAAGCGTATGGTATGTTAAGTAgatatatagagaatcaatTAGAGGAACACAGATCGACGTTTGACAATTCTAACATTCGagattttattgatatttttctagGAACCGAGAAGAACGGGAGCGATTCTGATATCACTACGAAACAGATGGTACAAGTTATTATTGATCTATTCAATGCCGGAACGGACACTACTTCCAACACTCTGGAATGGGCAGCTCTGTATATGATCTCGTTCCCTGATGTCCAAGGGAAATGTCAACAAGAAATCGACGAAGTAGTTGGCCAGGGTCGTCAAGTGCGTTTGTCCGACAGACAAAGAATGCCGTATGTTGAGGCGACATTATTGGAGATTCAACGTATAGTTAATGTTGCAAGTTCGAGTCTCCCTCACATAGCTTCTCGGGACGCCGTGGTTGCAGGCCATCGCATTCCTAAAGGTGCCGTTATATTTGGAAATCTTCAGGTAACACACATGGATTCCAGTTACTGGGATGACCCGCTTGCCTTTAAACCGGGTCGTTTTCTGGACCCGGACTACAAAGTAAAGAAGTATAATGGATTCATGCCGTTTTCTGTGGGTCCACGTGCCTGTCCCGGGGAGTCTCTCGCTAAAGCTGCCATGTTCTTGATATTCTCTAACACACTTCAGAAACTCGATTTACGGAAGACTGAAGAGGACACAGTTCTCAGTTTTGAAGGCGAGTACGGTATAACTGTAAGCCCGAAGCCTTTTGAATTACGAGCTTTTGAGCGGGTTTAG